The following are from one region of the Bradyrhizobium septentrionale genome:
- a CDS encoding alpha/beta hydrolase family protein has translation MSFAVCTAQAAGLRRFDVPAGPDGPAIRGVAWHPCAELPHEIDARDGRSFFGVNDCPIMGDRLPLIVISHGRRGWLGAHHDAAEALANAGFIVVTINHPTDTERDTSGTDSLAVMVERPADIKRSIDYALGGWPDAAHIDAGRIGLFGFSWGGYTGLAAIGGEPDLRKGLPNCQTSNLRACKELEEGEKPSGPVVHDPRIKAAVIIDPYPVFVFPAENLKSATIPVQLWSSDPAQNADGLSGCCAADVKDRLPSKPDYHFVGDAKHFSFLAVCTPRETKESARICTDAPGFDRVAFHQRLYAEAVAFFRAHLGNAGTR, from the coding sequence TTGTCGTTTGCGGTCTGCACGGCGCAGGCGGCCGGGCTACGGCGCTTCGACGTTCCCGCGGGCCCCGACGGGCCAGCGATCAGAGGGGTGGCATGGCATCCCTGCGCCGAGCTCCCGCACGAGATCGATGCCCGCGACGGCAGATCCTTCTTCGGCGTGAACGACTGTCCGATCATGGGAGACAGACTGCCGCTCATCGTGATCTCGCACGGCCGGCGCGGATGGCTCGGTGCTCATCATGACGCCGCGGAGGCTCTGGCGAATGCCGGCTTCATCGTTGTGACGATCAATCATCCAACCGACACCGAGCGCGACACCAGCGGCACCGACAGCCTTGCCGTCATGGTCGAGCGCCCCGCCGACATCAAGCGTTCGATCGACTACGCGCTCGGAGGCTGGCCGGACGCGGCACACATTGACGCCGGACGCATCGGTCTGTTTGGCTTTTCGTGGGGTGGCTACACTGGCCTTGCCGCGATCGGCGGTGAGCCCGATCTCCGCAAGGGCCTGCCGAACTGCCAGACGTCGAACTTGCGGGCCTGCAAGGAGCTCGAAGAGGGAGAAAAGCCGAGCGGGCCGGTCGTCCATGATCCACGCATCAAGGCCGCGGTCATCATCGATCCCTATCCGGTGTTCGTCTTCCCGGCGGAAAACCTCAAGAGCGCGACGATCCCGGTTCAGTTGTGGAGTTCCGATCCCGCACAGAACGCCGACGGCCTATCTGGCTGCTGCGCTGCTGATGTCAAAGACAGGCTTCCGTCCAAGCCCGACTATCATTTTGTGGGGGATGCAAAACACTTCTCATTCCTTGCCGTCTGCACGCCGAGAGAGACGAAGGAGAGTGCCCGCATCTGCACCGACGCGCCGGGCTTCGATCGGGTCGCGTTTCATCAGCGCTTGTACGCGGAAGCCGTTGCGTTCTTCAGAGCGCATCTGGGCAATGCCGGAACGCGATAG
- a CDS encoding PaaI family thioesterase, giving the protein MSAFRSAGSSFVAAADESFKSVAINSEFRAYSTQMPGTKNAPSRVAHHGIVNNLNMARNFDRCPHQRWFPDSAKPWIVPTPQGLAPSDKSVIGAFAMGVPGDIAGRKRADTFGRTTTEVTGLSEASADVPPGAQLLGREWLGFDGEIASIRFAAQPLFTNRHGTIQGGFLAAMLDSATGLGALAALPSTKTVVTKTLTTRFLKPARVGPIIAKAKVVSQTDLNMIVEADLIDADNLTVASATAELRILDKR; this is encoded by the coding sequence ATGTCGGCCTTCAGGTCAGCGGGGAGTTCGTTCGTCGCGGCGGCTGACGAATCTTTCAAGTCCGTTGCAATCAATTCGGAATTTCGGGCTTACTCCACGCAAATGCCGGGAACAAAAAATGCCCCATCGCGGGTCGCACACCATGGGATAGTCAACAATCTCAACATGGCCCGAAACTTCGACCGCTGTCCACATCAAAGATGGTTCCCGGATTCTGCCAAACCTTGGATCGTACCGACGCCGCAGGGGCTTGCGCCGTCGGACAAATCAGTGATTGGCGCTTTCGCGATGGGCGTGCCGGGAGACATTGCAGGCCGCAAGCGGGCTGATACATTTGGCCGGACAACAACCGAGGTGACCGGCTTGAGTGAAGCAAGTGCAGATGTGCCGCCCGGCGCTCAGCTGCTTGGACGCGAGTGGCTCGGCTTCGACGGCGAAATCGCCTCGATCCGCTTCGCGGCGCAGCCCTTGTTCACCAACCGGCATGGAACGATCCAGGGCGGCTTCCTGGCGGCGATGCTGGATTCGGCCACAGGCCTCGGCGCCCTCGCAGCGCTTCCCTCAACCAAGACCGTGGTGACCAAAACCCTCACCACGCGGTTTCTCAAGCCGGCGCGCGTCGGCCCGATCATCGCCAAAGCGAAAGTCGTCTCGCAGACCGACCTCAACATGATCGTCGAGGCCGATCTGATCGACGCTGACAATTTGACGGTTGCCAGCGCCACTGCCGAGTTGCGGATTCTGGACAAGCGATAG
- a CDS encoding ATP-binding protein yields the protein MKDSSAAATNELPADLKADILAIGRIDAVPTILDVVCRSTGMGFAAVARVTEDRWVACAVRDNISFGLQPGGELKVETTICDEIRASGHGVVIDHVAEDPAFRDHRTPAMYGFQSYISIPIVLADGTFFGTLCAIDPHPAKVNTSEVVNMFKLFASLIAFHLQAQERVATSEAALLSHRQTDELREQFIAVLAHDLRNPLASIDAGMRLLLKEPLNEKSMTYVGLLQNSVKRMATLIDDVMDFARVRLGGGFKLKRSAEAQLLPALEQVVNELRAAWPDRVIQTDFAINRGINCDSARIAQLLSNLVGNALKHGDGNSPITVSAVTDSEGFELSVANGGAPISPAVIEKLFQPFFRVAHQSSYEGLGLGLYIATEIARAHGGTLEVTSSAAETRFTFRIPRC from the coding sequence TTGAAAGATTCGTCAGCCGCCGCGACGAACGAACTCCCCGCTGACCTGAAGGCCGACATTCTCGCGATCGGGCGGATTGATGCGGTTCCGACCATCCTCGACGTTGTGTGCCGCTCCACGGGCATGGGCTTTGCCGCGGTGGCGAGGGTCACGGAAGATCGTTGGGTGGCGTGCGCGGTCCGGGACAACATCTCATTCGGACTTCAGCCTGGCGGCGAGCTGAAGGTCGAGACCACGATCTGCGACGAGATCCGGGCGAGCGGACACGGGGTTGTCATCGACCACGTTGCCGAGGATCCGGCTTTTCGCGACCACCGCACGCCGGCGATGTACGGATTTCAGAGCTACATCTCGATTCCGATCGTCCTCGCCGACGGCACGTTTTTCGGGACACTCTGTGCGATCGATCCGCATCCGGCGAAAGTGAACACGTCGGAAGTCGTCAACATGTTCAAGTTGTTCGCTTCGCTGATCGCGTTTCACCTGCAGGCGCAGGAGAGGGTCGCGACCAGCGAGGCAGCGCTGCTGAGCCACCGACAGACGGACGAGCTTCGCGAGCAATTTATCGCAGTTCTCGCGCACGATCTGCGCAATCCGCTCGCCTCGATCGACGCGGGCATGAGGCTTCTGCTGAAGGAGCCGCTCAACGAAAAGTCGATGACCTATGTCGGGTTGCTTCAGAACAGCGTGAAGCGGATGGCGACCCTGATCGACGACGTCATGGATTTCGCGCGCGTCCGTCTCGGCGGCGGCTTCAAATTGAAGCGCAGCGCCGAAGCGCAATTGCTGCCGGCGCTTGAGCAAGTCGTGAATGAATTGCGTGCGGCGTGGCCTGATCGCGTGATCCAAACCGATTTCGCCATCAATCGCGGCATCAACTGCGATTCCGCCCGGATCGCGCAATTGTTGTCCAACCTGGTCGGCAATGCCCTGAAGCATGGCGATGGCAATTCACCGATCACGGTGTCTGCCGTAACCGACAGCGAGGGCTTTGAGTTGTCGGTCGCGAATGGCGGGGCACCGATCTCTCCGGCTGTCATCGAGAAGTTGTTCCAACCTTTCTTTCGCGTTGCGCACCAGTCCAGCTACGAAGGCCTGGGTTTGGGCCTCTACATCGCCACGGAAATTGCGCGCGCCCACGGCGGCACACTTGAGGTGACGTCCTCCGCCGCCGAAACACGATTCACGTTCCGGATACCCCGCTGCTGA
- a CDS encoding gamma-glutamyltransferase encodes MSDQFSDSQVIRKPAVSAKGGIVAAQSRKAAEVGAEVLAAGGDCVDAVIATTFALGVLEPWMSGAGGGGAMVLYRAKENRVEVIDYGMRAPDGLRLEDYPLTGGAASDLFPWARVKDDRNLHGPGSIAVPGVVAGMEEAHRRHAKLPWKELLAPSVKLAGEGLLVDWWTTAMIASSAIDLRRYPASAAAYLLDGLPPNAPWGIKSSVRMPQDRLKATMAQLAAAGPRDFYEGDLARSIADDIQAAGGALSVRDLASFRAHLREPLRIPYRGGTVYATPEMTAGPTMARTLGLLQKAFEPAQGGPDAAAYTAYAEALQAAYRERLKEMGDVDGRRALGAEAVAPACTTHFSAVDRDGNMAAVTQTLLSNFGSRFVTPNTGLTMNNGIMWFDPTQGAPNSLAPGKRCLTNYTPVVAEAADGRRLAAGASGGRRILPAVSQLLSFVMDYGMDLDAAIHQPRIDTSEGNVVTGNVRLPAAVRDALRGRFDFEEARTQTLPMKFACPSLVLRDGTTNFGATEPFQPWGDAVAEG; translated from the coding sequence ATGTCCGACCAGTTCTCCGACTCGCAAGTGATCCGCAAACCCGCCGTCAGCGCCAAGGGCGGCATCGTCGCCGCGCAGTCGCGCAAGGCGGCCGAAGTCGGCGCGGAGGTATTGGCAGCGGGTGGCGATTGCGTCGACGCGGTGATTGCAACCACGTTTGCTCTCGGCGTGCTGGAGCCCTGGATGAGCGGCGCCGGCGGCGGCGGCGCCATGGTGCTGTACCGCGCCAAGGAAAATCGCGTCGAGGTGATCGACTACGGCATGCGCGCGCCGGACGGCCTGCGCCTGGAGGATTATCCGCTGACCGGCGGCGCGGCCTCCGACCTGTTCCCCTGGGCGCGGGTCAAGGACGACCGCAATCTGCACGGCCCCGGCTCGATCGCGGTGCCCGGCGTCGTCGCCGGCATGGAGGAGGCGCATCGCCGCCACGCCAAATTGCCGTGGAAGGAGCTGCTGGCGCCGAGCGTCAAGCTCGCCGGTGAGGGCCTGCTGGTCGATTGGTGGACCACCGCGATGATCGCAAGCTCGGCCATCGATCTGCGGCGCTATCCCGCCAGCGCCGCGGCCTATCTGCTGGATGGCCTGCCGCCGAATGCGCCATGGGGCATCAAGTCGAGCGTCCGCATGCCGCAGGACAGGCTGAAGGCGACGATGGCGCAGCTCGCCGCAGCGGGTCCGCGCGACTTCTACGAGGGCGATCTGGCGCGCAGCATCGCCGACGACATCCAGGCTGCCGGCGGCGCGCTGTCGGTGCGCGATCTCGCCTCGTTCCGCGCCCATCTGCGCGAGCCGCTCAGGATCCCCTATCGCGGCGGCACGGTCTATGCGACGCCGGAGATGACCGCGGGTCCGACCATGGCGCGCACGCTCGGCCTGCTGCAGAAGGCGTTCGAACCGGCACAAGGCGGCCCGGATGCGGCCGCCTATACGGCTTACGCCGAGGCGCTGCAGGCCGCCTATCGCGAGCGGCTGAAGGAGATGGGCGACGTCGACGGCCGTCGCGCGCTCGGCGCGGAAGCGGTCGCGCCAGCCTGCACCACGCATTTCTCGGCGGTCGACCGCGACGGCAACATGGCGGCGGTGACGCAGACCCTGCTGTCGAACTTCGGCTCGCGCTTCGTGACGCCGAACACCGGGCTGACCATGAACAACGGCATCATGTGGTTCGACCCGACGCAGGGCGCGCCGAACTCGCTGGCACCCGGCAAGCGCTGCCTGACCAATTACACGCCCGTCGTGGCAGAGGCGGCCGACGGCCGCCGTCTCGCTGCCGGCGCATCGGGCGGCCGCCGCATCCTGCCGGCGGTGTCGCAACTGCTCTCCTTCGTGATGGATTACGGCATGGACCTCGACGCTGCGATCCACCAGCCGCGGATCGACACCAGCGAGGGCAATGTGGTGACCGGCAACGTCAGGCTTCCCGCCGCCGTGCGCGACGCGCTGCGCGGCCGCTTCGACTTCGAGGAAGCCCGTACCCAGACCCTGCCGATGAAATTCGCCTGCCCGAGCCTCGTGCTGCGCGACGGCACCACCAACTTTGGCGCCACCGAGCCGTTCCAGCCGTGGGGCGATGCGGTGGCGGAGGGGTGA
- a CDS encoding zinc-dependent alcohol dehydrogenase family protein — MKCYELQGPGGVDALALVDKPVPQAGPGEVLVRLKAATLNYRDLLTVKGRYGSRQKFPLVPVSDGAGIVEAVGAGVKNFAAGDRVIGSFFESWLGGEPSEARMRAALGGSVDGVLTEYRVFPAHALVRTPDHLSDIEAAALPCAGLTAWSAVVKLGDIKPGQTVLTQGTGGVSLFALQFAKMCGARVIATSSSDTKIARLKQLGADVTLNYKTTPDWGKKAREQTGRGVDLVVEVGGVGTLNESIRATRIGGTIAFIGVLAGPATADSRLPLMVMQQQRLQGVTVGSIEDLQALCDGISMHGVKPVIDKVFAFDQVKDAFAHMASGAHFGKVAIAIG; from the coding sequence GTGAAATGCTATGAGTTGCAAGGCCCCGGTGGCGTCGACGCGCTGGCGCTGGTCGACAAGCCGGTTCCGCAAGCCGGTCCGGGCGAAGTCCTGGTACGTCTGAAGGCCGCGACGCTGAACTATCGCGACCTGCTCACGGTCAAGGGCCGCTACGGCTCGCGCCAGAAATTTCCGCTGGTGCCGGTGTCCGACGGCGCGGGTATCGTCGAGGCGGTCGGCGCCGGCGTGAAGAATTTCGCGGCCGGCGATCGCGTGATCGGCAGCTTCTTCGAAAGCTGGCTCGGCGGCGAACCGAGCGAGGCACGGATGCGCGCAGCGCTCGGCGGCAGCGTCGACGGCGTGCTGACCGAGTACCGGGTATTTCCCGCGCATGCGCTGGTGCGCACGCCTGACCATCTCAGCGACATCGAGGCTGCCGCGCTGCCCTGCGCCGGGCTCACGGCGTGGAGCGCGGTGGTCAAGCTCGGCGACATCAAGCCAGGACAGACGGTGCTGACCCAGGGTACCGGCGGCGTCTCGCTGTTCGCGCTGCAATTCGCCAAAATGTGCGGCGCCCGCGTCATCGCGACCTCGTCCAGCGACACCAAGATCGCGCGGCTGAAACAGCTCGGCGCCGATGTCACGCTCAACTACAAGACCACGCCCGACTGGGGCAAGAAGGCGCGCGAACAGACCGGGCGCGGCGTCGATCTCGTCGTCGAGGTCGGCGGCGTCGGCACGCTGAACGAGTCGATCCGCGCCACCAGGATCGGCGGCACGATTGCCTTCATCGGCGTGCTCGCAGGTCCGGCAACGGCGGACTCCCGGCTGCCACTGATGGTGATGCAACAGCAGCGGCTGCAGGGCGTGACCGTCGGCTCGATCGAGGACCTGCAGGCGCTGTGTGACGGCATCAGCATGCACGGCGTCAAGCCCGTAATCGACAAGGTGTTCGCCTTCGACCAGGTCAAGGACGCGTTCGCCCACATGGCGAGCGGCGCGCATTTCGGCAAGGTCGCGATTGCAATCGGGTAG
- a CDS encoding DUF2066 domain-containing protein, translating to MAALLETKRNLIATLARVLLAAALICCGGAVAAADDSLYRAQTVVTGQGEPNRIIGFGACLEDVLIKVSGQPMLVGDRRLATYKSKAKEFVSGFDYHDQYAGKPHHDEQGTRDRPYDLTVDFDDKKIDGILGKLGLKPWRSQRPVLGVFTEMQHGPKDYVVTADGTQSDLQRDALAAAAGKRGIRFVLPSAAALTSANVTAAGLLKVPPAKLTSIVAAQGGEATLVGRLVWDDKDLGWATQWQMAWGGKDYKWQVRGVTFDEAFRRGVGGAAQLLSGNGDPGRSNELARAWRRHRA from the coding sequence ATGGCTGCCTTGCTTGAGACGAAGCGCAATCTGATTGCCACGCTCGCTCGCGTGCTGCTTGCCGCTGCATTGATCTGTTGCGGTGGCGCGGTGGCGGCGGCAGACGACAGTCTCTACCGCGCGCAGACCGTCGTCACCGGCCAGGGCGAGCCGAACCGCATCATCGGCTTCGGTGCATGTCTCGAGGACGTCCTGATCAAGGTCTCCGGGCAGCCAATGCTGGTGGGTGATCGCCGGCTTGCCACGTACAAATCGAAAGCAAAAGAGTTCGTCAGTGGCTTCGACTATCACGACCAGTATGCCGGCAAGCCGCATCATGACGAGCAGGGCACCCGCGATCGGCCTTATGATCTGACGGTGGATTTCGACGACAAGAAGATCGACGGCATTCTCGGCAAGCTCGGCCTCAAGCCGTGGCGGTCGCAGCGGCCGGTGCTCGGCGTGTTCACCGAGATGCAGCACGGCCCGAAGGATTACGTCGTCACCGCTGATGGAACGCAGTCCGATCTGCAGCGCGACGCGCTCGCGGCCGCGGCCGGCAAGCGCGGCATACGCTTCGTGCTGCCAAGCGCGGCCGCGTTGACGAGCGCCAACGTCACCGCGGCCGGGCTCCTGAAGGTGCCGCCCGCGAAGCTGACATCGATCGTCGCGGCGCAGGGCGGCGAGGCCACGCTGGTCGGACGGCTGGTCTGGGACGACAAGGATCTCGGCTGGGCGACGCAATGGCAGATGGCGTGGGGCGGCAAGGACTACAAATGGCAGGTCCGCGGCGTCACTTTCGACGAAGCCTTCCGCCGCGGCGTCGGCGGCGCCGCGCAGCTGCTGTCGGGTAACGGCGATCCGGGGCGATCAAATGAGCTTGCGCGAGCCTGGCGCCGTCATCGCGCTTGA